From Pseudarthrobacter equi, a single genomic window includes:
- a CDS encoding rhamnogalacturonan lyase, translating to MVYHSQCSPKSRAGRAWKAAPLAAAAASLTAAALAFTGVPLAQADQSTAPGQAAKPALKRQVENLDRAPVAVLTDQGVTLGWRMLGLDKDSVGFQVLRDGKQITKEPIRDTTTFVDPDGTAQSKYVIKTVGNGNGQDKLSAEFTPLAQNYLAIKLDKPADGVSKDGKPYTYSANDSTVADLDGDGTYEIIQLWNPSNAQDNSKSGFTGNVYVDAYKMDGTKLWRIDLGKNIRAGAHYTQMLAYDFDGDGKAEVSFKTADGTTDAAGTVIGDATADYRNSAGYVLSGPEFLTVFNGATGTIMDTVPYDPPRGNVSAWGDGYGNRVDRFLAGVAYLDGEKPSLMFSRGYYTRTVLVTYDLVDGKLVKRWTFDSDIAGAEYKGQGNHNLSVADVDQDGKDEFVFGSMTIDDDGKPLYNTKLGHGDAIHTGDLDPSRPGLETFAVHESMSQSGNRGATFRDAATGEVLWSIPAIKDTGRGATGDIDPRFPGSESWAVGGDAAWNSPVGFLKSAKGERISDKIPAANFMAWWDGDLLREIVDHEFDAEAGMGVPTISKWNWETETSDRLLTATGARTNNHTKGNPSLQADLLGDWREELVFPSTDSTELRIYTSTSPTEVRLRTLMHDPMYRTGVARETVGYNQPPHPSFFIGEGMETPAAPSVFYAGKTK from the coding sequence TTGGTTTACCACTCGCAGTGTTCCCCCAAATCCCGGGCCGGCAGGGCCTGGAAAGCAGCACCACTGGCCGCAGCGGCGGCGTCCCTCACTGCCGCGGCACTCGCCTTTACCGGAGTTCCGCTGGCCCAGGCAGATCAGTCCACAGCGCCGGGCCAGGCCGCAAAGCCGGCCCTCAAGCGCCAGGTGGAGAACCTGGACCGCGCGCCCGTGGCCGTGCTGACGGACCAGGGCGTCACCCTGGGCTGGCGCATGCTCGGCCTGGACAAGGACAGCGTGGGCTTCCAGGTGCTGCGTGACGGCAAGCAGATCACCAAGGAGCCCATCCGGGATACCACCACCTTCGTTGACCCCGACGGAACGGCCCAGTCCAAGTACGTCATCAAGACCGTGGGCAACGGCAACGGGCAGGACAAGCTCAGCGCCGAGTTCACCCCGCTGGCGCAGAACTACCTGGCCATCAAGCTGGACAAGCCGGCGGACGGCGTCAGCAAGGACGGCAAGCCCTACACCTACAGCGCCAACGACTCCACGGTGGCAGACCTGGACGGCGACGGCACCTACGAGATCATCCAGCTCTGGAACCCGTCCAACGCCCAGGACAACTCCAAGTCCGGCTTCACGGGCAACGTCTACGTCGATGCCTACAAGATGGACGGCACCAAGCTCTGGCGCATCGACCTGGGCAAGAACATCCGCGCCGGCGCGCACTACACCCAGATGCTGGCCTACGACTTCGACGGCGACGGCAAGGCCGAGGTGTCGTTCAAGACAGCAGACGGCACCACAGACGCCGCAGGTACCGTCATCGGCGACGCCACGGCGGACTACCGCAACAGCGCCGGCTACGTCCTGTCCGGCCCGGAGTTCCTGACGGTCTTCAACGGCGCAACGGGCACCATCATGGACACCGTTCCCTACGACCCTCCGCGCGGCAACGTCTCGGCCTGGGGCGACGGCTACGGCAACCGCGTGGACCGGTTTCTGGCCGGCGTCGCCTACCTCGACGGCGAAAAGCCGTCCCTGATGTTCAGCCGCGGCTACTACACCCGCACCGTCCTGGTCACCTATGACCTGGTGGACGGCAAGCTGGTAAAACGCTGGACCTTCGACTCGGACATCGCCGGCGCCGAATACAAGGGCCAGGGCAACCACAACCTGTCCGTGGCGGACGTGGACCAGGACGGCAAGGACGAGTTCGTCTTCGGTTCCATGACCATTGACGACGACGGCAAGCCCCTCTACAACACCAAGCTGGGCCACGGCGACGCCATCCACACCGGCGACCTGGACCCGTCACGGCCCGGCCTGGAAACCTTCGCGGTACACGAGAGCATGAGCCAGAGCGGCAACCGCGGTGCCACCTTCCGCGATGCCGCCACCGGCGAAGTGCTGTGGAGCATCCCGGCCATCAAGGACACCGGCCGCGGCGCCACAGGCGACATCGATCCCCGGTTCCCCGGCTCCGAAAGCTGGGCCGTGGGCGGCGACGCTGCCTGGAATTCGCCGGTCGGCTTCCTGAAGTCCGCCAAGGGCGAGCGGATCTCGGACAAGATTCCGGCCGCCAACTTCATGGCCTGGTGGGACGGCGACCTGCTGCGCGAAATCGTGGACCACGAGTTCGACGCCGAAGCAGGCATGGGCGTACCCACCATCTCCAAGTGGAACTGGGAGACCGAAACCAGCGACCGGTTGCTGACCGCCACCGGCGCCCGCACCAACAACCACACCAAGGGCAACCCGTCGCTCCAGGCCGACCTGCTGGGCGACTGGCGCGAGGAACTGGTCTTCCCGTCCACCGACAGCACCGAACTGCGGATCTACACCAGCACCTCGCCCACCGAGGTCCGGCTCCGCACGCTGATGCACGATCCGATGTACCGGACCGGAGTGGCACGCGAGACCGTGGGCTACAACCAGCCGCCGCACCCGAGCTTCTTCATCGGCGAGGGCATGGAGACGCCGGCCGCGCCGTCCGTCTTCTACGCAGGCAAGACGAAGTAG
- a CDS encoding glucosamine-6-phosphate deaminase has translation MEIFVVPTASATGSVAAGILAAVVRSKPDAVLGLATGGSPLPIYKALAEHSVEMGAVRGFALDEYVGLPAGHPESYAEVIRREVTVRLGLDPANVAVPDGGAPDPRQAAADYDAAIARAGGIDVQILGIGHNGHIAFNEPGSALDSRTRVEVLTERTRQANARYFASPDDVPTQCITQGLGTIMEARHLLLVVSGADKAEILAAALQGPVSADCPASILQRHAHVTVVADEAAAAKLAPGTGEAVRVAGAAVVV, from the coding sequence ATGGAAATTTTCGTAGTGCCAACCGCCTCCGCCACCGGTTCCGTCGCCGCCGGGATCCTGGCCGCCGTGGTCCGCAGCAAGCCCGACGCTGTCCTAGGGCTAGCGACGGGCGGCTCGCCGCTGCCCATCTACAAGGCGCTCGCGGAACATTCCGTGGAGATGGGCGCCGTCCGCGGGTTCGCCCTCGATGAGTATGTTGGCCTGCCCGCCGGGCACCCCGAAAGCTACGCCGAAGTCATCCGCCGTGAGGTCACCGTCCGGCTGGGCCTGGACCCGGCCAACGTTGCAGTGCCCGACGGCGGGGCTCCGGACCCGCGGCAGGCGGCAGCGGATTACGACGCGGCCATAGCCCGGGCCGGTGGCATTGACGTGCAGATCCTGGGCATCGGCCACAACGGACACATTGCTTTCAACGAGCCGGGGTCAGCCCTCGATTCGCGGACGCGGGTGGAGGTGCTCACCGAACGCACCCGGCAGGCCAATGCCCGGTACTTTGCGTCGCCGGACGATGTCCCCACACAGTGCATCACCCAGGGGCTGGGCACCATCATGGAAGCCCGGCACCTGCTGCTGGTAGTCAGCGGTGCGGACAAGGCAGAGATTCTGGCGGCAGCGCTGCAGGGGCCCGTCTCCGCCGACTGCCCGGCGTCAATTTTGCAGCGCCATGCGCACGTCACTGTGGTGGCGGATGAAGCCGCCGCGGCCAAGCTGGCCCCCGGAACCGGCGAGGCCGTGCGGGTGGCCGGTGCCGCCGTCGTCGTCTGA
- a CDS encoding SRPBCC family protein has product MSTKVEKRILVNVPVSTAYNQWTQFEEFPHFMGGVKSVTQLSDDRLEWVAEIGGIRRQWEAKILEQVPDRKVSWAATEGATNAGAVEFEDVGGGQTSLRLTLEYEPEGVVEKIGDKLHVVDRQAESDLQKFKEFIEDERYASGAWRGSVNPGASMGTPGVEHAGTSRGDSGKAGVSGKVAAGVGVAAVAGAAAAMAASGNKDTAVGADETVTPVAPGEPVTVTPIPTDTTTDTTGSGAGVTGSGGAGVNGSGAGVTGTTAAAGSTGTVADGSVADLGDDRIGHPFDQTNGLVDTAGESDETREGEEFSAGERREDERRPDGGLPPVGGNLGQH; this is encoded by the coding sequence ATGAGCACGAAGGTGGAAAAGCGCATTCTGGTGAACGTTCCGGTGAGCACGGCCTACAACCAGTGGACCCAGTTCGAGGAGTTCCCGCACTTCATGGGCGGCGTCAAGAGCGTCACCCAACTCAGTGACGACCGGCTGGAATGGGTGGCCGAGATCGGCGGCATCCGCCGGCAGTGGGAGGCCAAGATCCTTGAGCAGGTGCCGGACCGCAAGGTTTCCTGGGCCGCCACGGAGGGCGCAACCAACGCCGGAGCCGTCGAATTCGAGGATGTGGGCGGCGGCCAGACCTCCCTCCGGCTGACGCTCGAGTACGAACCCGAAGGCGTGGTGGAGAAGATCGGCGACAAGCTGCATGTTGTGGACCGCCAGGCCGAGTCCGACCTGCAGAAGTTCAAGGAATTCATCGAGGACGAGCGTTACGCGAGCGGAGCCTGGCGCGGCAGCGTCAACCCCGGCGCATCGATGGGTACGCCCGGCGTTGAGCACGCCGGCACCTCCCGCGGTGACTCCGGCAAGGCAGGCGTCTCAGGCAAGGTGGCAGCCGGCGTCGGCGTAGCCGCAGTGGCCGGCGCTGCAGCGGCCATGGCTGCCAGCGGCAACAAGGACACCGCGGTGGGCGCCGACGAAACGGTCACCCCCGTGGCTCCCGGCGAACCCGTCACCGTCACGCCGATTCCCACGGACACGACCACCGACACCACCGGCAGCGGCGCAGGGGTGACAGGCAGCGGCGGCGCAGGGGTCAATGGCAGCGGCGCTGGCGTAACAGGCACGACGGCGGCAGCCGGCTCCACCGGCACGGTCGCCGACGGATCGGTCGCCGACCTCGGCGATGACAGGATCGGCCACCCGTTCGACCAGACCAACGGCCTGGTGGACACCGCGGGAGAATCCGACGAAACGCGAGAAGGCGAAGAATTCAGCGCCGGCGAACGCCGCGAGGATGAGCGCCGCCCCGACGGTGGCCTGCCCCCGGTAGGCGGCAACCTCGGCCAGCACTGA
- a CDS encoding sensor histidine kinase encodes MGNETAYDKDVIAVGGVLTDQHPLDFHTLGLAGCIDRLTGPLRQRGTAVRWDTPHWGIEIPADCASLLYQSAREVISNAYKYSDASELSVQLAVVDHGIRMKVADDGTGFDCSRANRGRHHGYGLRLMAVAVEEAGGSVDIDSRPGHGTSVTVTLPLD; translated from the coding sequence ATGGGAAACGAAACAGCATATGACAAGGACGTCATCGCGGTGGGCGGGGTCCTCACGGACCAGCACCCGCTCGACTTCCACACCCTGGGGCTGGCCGGCTGCATTGACCGGCTGACCGGGCCCCTCCGCCAACGCGGGACCGCGGTCCGCTGGGATACTCCGCACTGGGGCATTGAGATCCCGGCGGACTGTGCGTCCCTGCTGTACCAGTCTGCACGCGAAGTGATCAGCAACGCCTACAAGTACTCGGACGCATCCGAACTCAGCGTGCAGCTTGCGGTGGTGGACCACGGGATCCGGATGAAAGTGGCCGACGACGGCACGGGCTTTGATTGCAGCCGCGCCAACCGGGGGCGGCACCACGGCTACGGCCTCCGCCTGATGGCGGTTGCGGTTGAGGAAGCGGGCGGCTCCGTGGACATCGACTCCCGCCCCGGCCACGGCACCTCGGTGACGGTCACCCTGCCGCTGGACTGA
- a CDS encoding polysaccharide deacetylase family protein encodes MKSKFAAVVLAAASLAAALLMGSPMAANAADKPLIGLTFDDGPSVQRTAFVLDVLKQKGVKATFFLQGNHAQQYPDLVRRIKAEGHVIGNHSWDHANFPELSQTRQRQEVDRTNAAISAITGATPKLMRFPFGNSTSYSLNYIRSIGMSGGIQWRWHVGQPGDFECPGAAGVQKYVLDEAAPGAIILLHDGNDVLSCPASQWSYLARTIDALRARGYDFGVVAPSATANPLNEGSYGVVVAP; translated from the coding sequence ATGAAAAGCAAATTTGCCGCCGTGGTCCTGGCTGCCGCGAGCTTGGCTGCGGCCCTGCTGATGGGCAGCCCCATGGCGGCCAACGCAGCGGACAAGCCGCTGATCGGCCTTACCTTCGACGACGGCCCGTCAGTCCAGCGCACGGCCTTCGTCCTCGACGTCCTCAAACAGAAGGGGGTCAAGGCCACCTTCTTCCTCCAGGGCAACCATGCACAGCAGTACCCCGACCTCGTCCGCCGGATCAAGGCCGAGGGGCACGTGATCGGCAACCACTCGTGGGATCACGCCAACTTCCCGGAACTGAGCCAGACCAGGCAGCGGCAGGAGGTTGACCGCACCAACGCCGCGATTTCGGCCATTACCGGCGCAACGCCCAAGCTGATGCGCTTCCCGTTCGGCAACAGCACGTCCTACTCGCTGAACTACATCAGGAGCATCGGCATGAGCGGCGGAATCCAGTGGCGCTGGCATGTGGGCCAGCCCGGCGATTTCGAATGCCCTGGTGCGGCCGGCGTGCAGAAGTACGTCCTGGATGAAGCGGCACCCGGTGCGATCATCCTGCTTCACGACGGCAACGATGTCCTGTCCTGCCCCGCGTCGCAGTGGTCCTACCTGGCCCGGACCATCGACGCTTTGCGGGCACGGGGTTACGACTTTGGCGTGGTGGCACCCTCCGCGACCGCCAACCCGCTGAACGAGGGGTCGTACGGGGTGGTGGTGGCACCCTGA
- a CDS encoding exo-rhamnogalacturonan lyase family protein, with amino-acid sequence MTDSTLIRWIDGEAPAGTSSGTTWGMPFPRGTVHGPDALTVTDAGGARVPSQAWPLATWPDGSLKWAGIALPATDSPSASYQVRHDAGAAPSEGDAPPSGVQEGQGAPEALGGARVSVTESPDALTVDTGALQMVISRSGSTLFTSLTRDGRTVARDARLVSLLQDGIPEEAGTASRRQFTGEVTAVELEQDGPVRAVVRLEGRHRQDNAGSEGRSWLPFVVRFYFYANARSVRMVHSFIWDGDAYSDFLAGLGVRFTVPLEAELHNRHIRIAGADGGFLTEAVRGLTGLRRDPGADVRATQIAGRATPSPDTWNPEVSERLHLIPSWGDYTLTQLSADGFELRKRTAPGHGWVGISGGTRSAGFCTLSDTRGGLGIGIKDFWQSHPGQLDIRGAAGNDATVTAWLYSPEAQPMDLRFYHDGLGQDTFEEQLEGLEITYEDYEPGFGNPTGIARTHELTLFAYDATPSTESLAADAAAASSPALLQATPEYLHSVGVFGDWDPVDRGTPARAQLEDHLDFLFDFYAGQVEQRRWYGFWNFGDVMHTYDFDRHVWRYDVGGYAWDNSELSPDLWLWYSYLRSGRADIFRFAEAMTRHTGEVDVYHLGPWKGLGSRHNVQHWGCSAKQLRISTPAYRRFYYYLTADERTGDLLTELVDSDQNFLGLDPVRKVRPDADTYRPNRGALGVGLGTDWGSLAATWLTDWERTGNPRSRDRLLGTMADIGALKYGFLTGEALYDLDKGRFDTGREMISVSHLSAVFGLVEICSELVDLVDDPEFERAWLQYCRLFLGTKEEQVAEVGEPLSGIYLTQAHSRLSAYAAARLQDRDLAARAWESFSEGGEHLNHESAFTLRTIEPPHVLLPVDEAPTVSTNDTAQFGLAVIQNLALIGQHLR; translated from the coding sequence ATGACGGACAGTACCCTCATCAGGTGGATCGACGGCGAAGCACCGGCAGGGACCAGCAGCGGAACCACTTGGGGGATGCCCTTCCCCCGCGGCACCGTCCACGGACCGGACGCGTTGACAGTGACGGACGCCGGCGGTGCCCGCGTTCCCAGCCAGGCCTGGCCCCTGGCCACCTGGCCTGACGGTTCGCTGAAGTGGGCCGGGATCGCGCTTCCGGCAACGGATTCGCCGTCGGCCAGCTACCAGGTGAGGCACGACGCCGGCGCCGCACCTTCGGAAGGCGACGCGCCGCCGTCGGGCGTTCAGGAAGGCCAGGGCGCTCCGGAAGCCCTGGGCGGCGCCCGCGTCAGCGTCACCGAAAGCCCCGACGCGCTCACCGTGGACACCGGCGCCCTGCAGATGGTGATCAGCCGCAGCGGCTCCACGCTCTTCACCAGCCTCACGCGCGACGGCCGGACCGTGGCACGCGACGCACGCCTGGTGAGCCTTCTCCAGGACGGCATCCCGGAAGAGGCGGGCACCGCCAGCCGCCGGCAGTTCACCGGCGAGGTCACCGCCGTGGAGCTTGAACAGGACGGGCCGGTGCGCGCCGTGGTCCGGCTGGAAGGCCGCCACCGCCAGGACAACGCCGGCAGCGAGGGACGCAGCTGGCTGCCGTTCGTGGTCCGTTTCTATTTCTACGCCAACGCCCGCAGCGTGCGGATGGTGCATTCCTTTATCTGGGACGGCGACGCGTACAGCGACTTCCTGGCCGGCCTGGGCGTCCGCTTCACCGTGCCGCTGGAAGCCGAGCTGCACAACAGGCACATCCGGATCGCCGGGGCCGACGGCGGCTTCCTCACCGAGGCGGTCCGCGGGCTCACCGGCCTGCGCCGGGATCCGGGTGCGGACGTGCGCGCCACCCAGATCGCCGGACGCGCCACCCCCTCCCCGGACACCTGGAACCCCGAAGTCTCCGAACGCCTGCACCTGATCCCTTCCTGGGGCGACTACACGCTGACCCAGCTCAGCGCGGACGGCTTCGAGCTGCGCAAACGGACAGCACCGGGCCACGGCTGGGTGGGCATCTCCGGCGGGACCCGCTCGGCAGGTTTCTGCACCCTGAGCGATACGCGCGGCGGTTTGGGCATCGGCATCAAGGACTTCTGGCAGTCCCACCCCGGCCAGCTGGACATCCGCGGCGCCGCCGGAAACGACGCCACAGTAACAGCCTGGCTCTACTCCCCCGAGGCCCAGCCCATGGACCTGCGGTTCTACCACGACGGCCTGGGCCAGGACACGTTCGAAGAACAGCTCGAAGGCCTGGAAATCACGTACGAGGACTACGAACCAGGCTTCGGGAACCCCACCGGGATAGCCCGCACACATGAGTTAACTCTGTTCGCTTACGACGCCACTCCGTCCACCGAAAGCCTCGCCGCCGACGCCGCTGCGGCTTCCTCACCGGCGCTGCTTCAGGCCACCCCGGAGTACCTGCACTCGGTGGGTGTGTTCGGCGACTGGGATCCGGTGGACCGGGGCACCCCCGCGCGGGCACAGCTCGAGGACCACCTCGACTTCCTCTTCGATTTCTACGCCGGCCAGGTGGAACAGCGGCGCTGGTACGGGTTCTGGAACTTCGGCGACGTAATGCACACCTACGACTTCGACCGGCACGTGTGGCGGTACGACGTGGGCGGCTACGCCTGGGACAACTCGGAACTCTCCCCCGACCTCTGGCTCTGGTACTCCTACCTGCGCTCCGGCCGGGCGGACATCTTCCGCTTCGCCGAGGCCATGACCCGGCACACCGGCGAGGTGGACGTCTACCACTTGGGCCCGTGGAAGGGCCTGGGGTCCCGGCACAACGTGCAGCACTGGGGCTGCAGCGCCAAGCAGCTGCGCATCAGCACGCCGGCCTACCGCCGTTTCTACTACTACCTCACGGCGGACGAGCGCACCGGGGACCTGCTGACCGAGCTGGTGGACAGCGACCAGAACTTCCTGGGCCTGGACCCCGTCCGCAAGGTCCGCCCGGACGCAGACACCTACCGGCCCAACCGCGGCGCCCTGGGCGTGGGGCTGGGCACGGACTGGGGCTCGCTCGCCGCCACCTGGCTCACCGACTGGGAGCGCACCGGCAACCCCCGCTCCCGCGACCGGCTGCTGGGAACCATGGCCGATATTGGCGCCCTCAAATACGGCTTCCTCACCGGCGAAGCGCTGTACGACCTTGACAAGGGACGCTTCGATACCGGCCGGGAGATGATCTCCGTATCCCATCTCAGCGCCGTGTTCGGCCTGGTGGAAATCTGCAGCGAGCTGGTGGACCTGGTGGATGATCCGGAGTTCGAGCGGGCCTGGCTGCAGTACTGCCGGCTGTTCCTGGGTACCAAAGAAGAGCAGGTGGCGGAGGTGGGTGAGCCGCTGTCCGGCATCTACCTCACCCAGGCGCACAGCCGTTTGAGCGCTTATGCGGCGGCGCGTTTGCAGGATCGTGACCTGGCAGCCCGCGCCTGGGAGAGCTTCAGCGAGGGCGGCGAGCACCTGAACCACGAATCCGCGTTCACGCTGCGGACCATCGAGCCGCCCCATGTGCTCCTGCCGGTGGACGAAGCACCCACGGTTTCCACCAACGACACCGCGCAGTTCGGCTTGGCCGTCATCCAGAACCTGGCTCTGATCGGCCAGCACCTGCGCTGA
- a CDS encoding dihydrofolate reductase family protein: protein MGVIVRELVYYVAVSVDGYIAAPDGSFDVFPVEGDHMQVLFTEFADALPTHVLGGLGIEAPKNRFDTVIQGWNSYNVGLALGIDSPYAHLHEYVATRSRTSSNPAVTFTNDALATVRSLKQAEGLDIYLCGGGALAGALLPEIDRIILKRNPVVLGAGIPLFGNTAFEPSGFQPVKSRTFESGVVIEEYARTPLGAADAS from the coding sequence ATGGGGGTAATTGTGCGGGAACTTGTCTACTACGTCGCAGTATCGGTTGACGGCTACATCGCGGCACCTGACGGATCATTCGACGTCTTCCCTGTCGAGGGCGACCACATGCAGGTGCTCTTCACTGAGTTCGCCGACGCCCTGCCCACCCATGTCCTCGGAGGGCTGGGCATTGAGGCGCCCAAGAACCGTTTCGACACCGTCATCCAGGGCTGGAACAGCTACAACGTCGGCCTCGCCTTGGGCATCGACAGCCCCTACGCCCACCTGCACGAGTACGTCGCCACCCGTAGCAGGACCAGCTCCAACCCGGCAGTCACGTTCACCAACGACGCCCTGGCCACCGTCCGAAGCCTCAAACAGGCGGAAGGGCTGGACATCTACCTCTGCGGCGGCGGCGCGCTGGCCGGGGCCCTGCTGCCCGAGATCGACAGGATCATCCTCAAACGCAACCCGGTTGTCCTCGGGGCAGGCATCCCGCTGTTCGGAAACACCGCCTTTGAGCCGTCCGGCTTCCAGCCCGTCAAGTCACGGACCTTCGAGTCCGGAGTGGTGATCGAGGAGTACGCACGCACCCCGCTGGGTGCCGCTGACGCGTCCTGA
- a CDS encoding NADPH-dependent FMN reductase — protein sequence MAPFKIGYFVGSLATGSINRVLANALIKLAPEDLQFSEIPIRDLPLYSYDYDADFPAEGRALKEAIESSDGILFVSPEYNRSIPGALKNAIDWGSRPWGTNSFARKPTGIIGASPGSIGTAVMQSSMRSVLSFLDAPQLNAPEAYIQYKPDAFDDDGELRDEGTAKFLRHYIEEYSAFVARVLAANAPGHIGDLEPDADKLSR from the coding sequence ATGGCACCGTTCAAGATCGGCTACTTCGTAGGGAGCCTGGCAACCGGCTCCATCAACAGGGTCCTCGCCAACGCATTGATCAAGCTGGCCCCTGAAGATCTGCAGTTCTCGGAGATTCCCATCCGGGACCTCCCGCTCTACAGCTACGACTACGACGCCGACTTCCCCGCCGAGGGCCGCGCCCTGAAGGAAGCCATCGAATCGTCCGACGGCATCCTGTTTGTCTCGCCCGAATACAACCGGTCCATTCCGGGCGCGCTGAAGAATGCCATCGATTGGGGTTCGCGCCCCTGGGGAACCAACTCCTTCGCCCGCAAACCCACCGGCATCATCGGCGCCTCGCCGGGCAGCATCGGCACGGCGGTGATGCAGTCCTCCATGCGCAGCGTGCTCAGCTTCCTGGACGCGCCGCAGCTGAACGCGCCGGAAGCCTACATCCAGTACAAGCCGGATGCCTTCGACGACGACGGCGAGCTCAGGGATGAGGGCACCGCCAAGTTCCTGCGCCACTACATTGAGGAGTACAGCGCCTTTGTTGCCCGGGTGCTGGCCGCCAACGCCCCCGGCCACATCGGCGACCTGGAGCCGGACGCGGACAAGCTGTCCCGCTAG
- a CDS encoding FadR/GntR family transcriptional regulator, with translation MTATPAAVSSARFSAQIRSQALQTRIMELILERGLDVGDALPTESELSAELGVGRNTVRESLKVLQALGVIEIRHGFGMFVAPNNFSALVSGLTFRGRLSLRHKGEEAMELIDVRQALESGLVGSAIDLLTDEHLADLRSTMQAMEDAAAKGESLVEHDAEFHRRLYAPLNNELLINLMDVFWQVYRQIHEALGSGPVNLEEQARIHWEIYEAVEARDKALASERLQRHFDGIRLKLKDVAAA, from the coding sequence GTGACAGCAACACCCGCGGCGGTATCGTCAGCCAGGTTCAGTGCCCAAATCCGCTCCCAGGCGCTGCAGACCCGCATCATGGAACTCATCCTGGAGCGTGGCCTGGACGTGGGCGATGCGCTGCCCACCGAAAGCGAACTCTCCGCCGAGCTGGGGGTTGGCCGCAACACCGTGCGGGAATCCCTGAAGGTCCTGCAGGCCCTGGGTGTCATCGAAATCCGCCACGGCTTCGGCATGTTCGTGGCCCCCAACAACTTCAGCGCACTGGTCTCCGGGCTCACGTTCCGCGGCAGGCTGTCGCTGCGCCACAAGGGCGAAGAAGCCATGGAGCTCATCGACGTGCGGCAGGCGCTTGAGTCCGGCCTGGTGGGGTCCGCCATCGACCTCCTGACGGACGAACACCTCGCCGACCTGCGGTCCACCATGCAGGCCATGGAGGACGCTGCCGCCAAGGGCGAGTCCCTGGTGGAGCACGACGCCGAGTTCCACCGCCGGCTCTACGCGCCCCTGAACAATGAGCTGCTGATCAACCTCATGGACGTGTTCTGGCAGGTCTACCGGCAGATCCACGAAGCCCTGGGCTCCGGGCCGGTCAACCTCGAAGAGCAGGCCCGGATCCACTGGGAGATCTACGAAGCCGTGGAAGCCCGCGACAAGGCCCTGGCCTCCGAGCGGCTGCAGCGGCACTTCGATGGCATCCGACTCAAGCTCAAGGACGTCGCGGCAGCCTAG
- a CDS encoding ZIP family metal transporter → MPVWLQALMWGTIAGAALVLGAALSWRWSLPSKLVSSIMSFGAGVLISALAFELVDEAVQGGGLWPTVAGFLAGAVVYVGANMLLARAGAKHRKRSGGQQPSEKDDPGSGTAIAVGALLDGVPESVVLGVTMLAGGAVSPAMMAAVFISNVPEGLSGTAGMKKAGRSAGYVFGLWGGIAILSGLAALMGYTLLENAPEELVAFITSVAAGGILAMLADTMIPEAFEEHHNLTGLTASVGFLTAFTIHHVGG, encoded by the coding sequence ATGCCCGTTTGGCTGCAGGCCCTGATGTGGGGGACCATCGCCGGTGCCGCCCTGGTCCTGGGCGCAGCACTGTCCTGGCGGTGGTCGCTGCCGTCCAAGCTGGTGTCCTCGATCATGTCCTTTGGAGCGGGCGTGCTGATCTCCGCCCTGGCGTTCGAGCTGGTGGATGAGGCCGTCCAGGGCGGCGGACTCTGGCCCACCGTGGCAGGCTTCCTGGCTGGCGCCGTGGTGTACGTGGGCGCCAACATGCTGCTGGCCCGGGCGGGCGCCAAGCACCGGAAGAGGTCCGGCGGCCAGCAGCCCTCCGAAAAGGACGATCCGGGCAGCGGAACCGCCATCGCCGTCGGGGCGCTGCTGGACGGCGTCCCCGAGTCAGTGGTGCTGGGTGTGACCATGCTTGCCGGCGGGGCGGTGAGCCCGGCCATGATGGCTGCCGTGTTCATCTCCAATGTTCCCGAAGGGCTGTCCGGAACGGCCGGCATGAAGAAGGCCGGCCGGAGCGCCGGGTACGTCTTTGGGCTGTGGGGCGGGATTGCGATCCTCAGCGGCCTGGCAGCACTCATGGGATACACGCTGCTGGAAAACGCGCCGGAGGAGCTGGTGGCGTTCATAACGTCCGTGGCCGCCGGCGGGATCCTGGCCATGCTGGCGGACACCATGATCCCGGAGGCCTTCGAGGAGCACCATAACCTGACGGGGCTCACGGCCTCCGTGGGCTTCCTGACCGCCTTTACCATTCACCATGTGGGCGGATAG